The following coding sequences lie in one Rutidosis leptorrhynchoides isolate AG116_Rl617_1_P2 chromosome 4, CSIRO_AGI_Rlap_v1, whole genome shotgun sequence genomic window:
- the LOC139844460 gene encoding phospholipase D alpha 1-like isoform X4 has translation MAPHLLHGTIHATIFEVDKLNSGWDFKACFKPTSQGNGKKFLAQIKRMILCSPEVVGSKIYATVDLEKARVARTRIIENEPTNPRWFESFHIYCAHNVSNIIFTVKYDNPVGAILIGRAYLPVEEVINENEVDRWLEILDENHNAIQGRSRIHVKLKYVSVGRDSYWSQGLKIANFGGIPYTFFRQREGCEVTLYPDAHIVDDNITNYLISEGYYEPKRCWEDIFDAINDAKHLIYITGWSVYTKIVLVRDHKRPKPGGDMTLGELLKRKADEGVNVLMLVWDDRTSVEALKKDGLMATHDQETGDYFRGTKVHCVLCPREPDDKNSYVQGIEIATMFTHHQKTIVVDSDNPGDPSGLRRIVGFVGGIDLCDGRYDYREHSLFRTLNDVHHGDFHQPNFPGATITKGGPREPWHDIHCKLEGPIAWDVLYNFEQRWTKQVGGRYLFTLSELDDFITHPTMVGSSEDNNTWNVQLFRSIDGGAVSGFPEKPEEASMCGLVTGKDNVIDRSIQDAYINAIRRAKNFIYIENQYFIGSSYGWKTSTEFKIEDIGALNLIPKELALKIVCKIKANERFAVYIVIPMWPEGIPESGSVQAILDWQKRTMEMMYNDIASEVRAKGVEADPRDYLTFFCLGNREVEKSGEYDPPEKPEPESNYSRAQQSRRFMVYVHAKMMIVDDEYIIVGSANVNQRSMDGARDTEIAIGAYQPKYIATQWPSRGAVFGFRIALWLEHLFYIDDSFRHPESLECIRKVNAIADENWKLYSSPTFVQDLPGHLLRYPVAISDVGDVTALPDFEFFPDTKARVLGTRSVHLPPILTT, from the exons ATGGCACCACATTTGCTCCATGGGACCATTCATGCAACCATTTTTGAGGTCGATAAGTTAAATAGTGGATGGGATTTCAAAGCCTGTTTTAAG CCAACAAGTCAAGGAAATGGGAAAAAGTTTTTAGCTCAAATCAAAAGAATGATCCTTTGTAGCCCTGAG GTCGTGGGCTCGAAAATATATGCGACGGTCGATTTAGAAAAGGCGAGAGTTGCGAGAACCAGGATCATTGAGAACGAACCAACGAATCCTCGTTGGTTCGAGTCCTTTCACATATATTGTGCACACAATGTTTCAAACATTATATTCACTGTTAAATACGACAATCCTGTTGGTGCTATCTTAATCGGTCGAGCATACCTTCCAGTAGAGGAAGTTATTAACGAAAATGAAGTGGACCGTTGGCTCGAGATATTAGACGAAAATCATAACGCGATACAAGGACGTTCTAGGATTCATGTGAAGTTGAAATATGTTAGTGTGGGTAGAGATAGTTATTGGTCACAAGGGTTAAAAATTGCTAATTTTGGAGGTATACCTTATACTTTTTTTAGACAAAGGGAAGGTTGTGAAGTGACATTATACCCTGATGCACATATAGTTGatgataatattacaaattatttaaTTTCCGAAGGGTATTATGAGCCTAAAAGATGTTGGGAGGATATATTTGATGCGATTAATGATGCTAAACATTTGATTTATATAACTGGGTGGTCAGTTTATACCAAGATTGTGTTGGTTCGGGACCATAAGAGGCCGAAACCGGGTGGGGACATGACATTGGGTGAGTTGTTGAAGCGAAAAGCCGATGAAGGTGTGAATGTTTTAATGCTTGTTTGGGATGATAGAACTTCGGTCGAAGCGTTGAAGAAGGACGGGTTAATGGCGACACACGATCAAGAAACGGGGGATTATTTTCGTGGCACCAAGGTTCATTGTGTGTTATGTCCGCGTGAGCCGGATGATAAAAATAGTTATGTTCAAGGTATCGAAATTGCTACGATGTTTACTCATCATCAAAAGACGATTGTGGTCGATAGTGATAATCCCGGAGATCCGTCTGGGCTGAGGAGGATTGTTGGGTTTGTTGGTGGTATTGATCTTTGCGATGGTCGGTACGATTATCGTGAACATTCTTTGTTTCGGACACTTAATGATGTGCATCACGGAGATTTTCACCAACCTAATTTTCCCGGTGCCACAATCACAAAAGGTGGGCCGAGAGAGCCGTGGCATGACATACATTGCAAGCTCGAAGGCCCGATTGCGTGGGACGTGTTGTATAATTTCGAACAAAGGTGGACAAAACAAGTTGGAGGTCGATATTTGTTCACGTTGTCGGAGCTTGATGATTTCATAACCCACCCTACTATGGTTGGATCGTCTGAAGACAATAATACCTGGAACGTCCAGTTGTTTCGGTCGATTGACGGTGGTGCTGTATCAGGATTCCCAGAAAAGCCTGAGGAAGCGTCCATGTGTGGGCTAGTTACAGGAAAGGATAACGTAATTGATCGTAGTATTCAAGATGCATATATTAACGCCATACGTCGCGCAAAAAATTTTATTTACATAGAAAATCAGTATTTTATAGGGAGCTCATATGGTTGGAAAACAAGTACCGAGTTCAAAATTGAGGATATCGGGGCTTTAAATCTCATACCAAAAGAACTCGCACTTAAAATCGTGTGTAAAATTAAAGCAAATGAGAGATTTGCTGTATACATAGTGATTCCGATGTGGCCTGAAGGGATCCCTGAAAGCGGATCTGTTCAGGCCATATTAGACTGGCAGAAAAGAACAATGGAAATGATGTATAACGACATTGCTTCCGAGGTTCGTGCCAAGGGGGTCGAGGCGGATCCTAGAGACTACTTGACATTCTTTTGCCTCGGGAATCGCGAAGTCGAAAAATCGGGCGAATATGACCCACCTGAGAAACCTGAACCAGAGTCCAATTACAGCAGAGCGCAACAATCACGACGCTTCATGGTTTACGTTCATGCTAAAATGATGATTG TTGATGACGAATACATAATCGTTGGTTCAGCTAACGTGAACCAAAGATCTATGGATGGGGCTCGAGACACTGAGATTGCAATTGGCGCCTACCAACCAAAGTACATAGCGACTCAATGGCCCTCTAGGGGTGCAGTATTTGGGTTTCGAATAGCGTTGTGGCTAGAGCATCTTTTTTACATAGATGACTCATTTCGGCATCCAGAAAGCTTAGAGTGTATTCGTAAAGTAAATGCTATTGCGGACGAAAATTGGAAATTGTATTCGAGTCCAACATTCGTTCAAGATCTTCCGGGCCATTTGCTTCGGTATCCGGTAGCAATCTCCGATGTTGGAGATGTTACGGCTTTGCCGGACTTTGAGTTCTTTCCAGACACTAAAGCCCGTGTTTTAGGGACTAGATCTGTGCATCTTCCTCCTATTCTTACCACTTGA
- the LOC139844460 gene encoding phospholipase D alpha 1-like isoform X2, whose translation MAPHLLHGTIHATIFEVDKLNSGWDFKALGQFNSKGQDLIGTVVGSKIYATVDLEKARVARTRIIENEPTNPRWFESFHIYCAHNVSNIIFTVKYDNPVGAILIGRAYLPVEEVINENEVDRWLEILDENHNAIQGRSRIHVKLKYVSVGRDSYWSQGLKIANFGGIPYTFFRQREGCEVTLYPDAHIVDDNITNYLISEGYYEPKRCWEDIFDAINDAKHLIYITGWSVYTKIVLVRDHKRPKPGGDMTLGELLKRKADEGVNVLMLVWDDRTSVEALKKDGLMATHDQETGDYFRGTKVHCVLCPREPDDKNSYVQGIEIATMFTHHQKTIVVDSDNPGDPSGLRRIVGFVGGIDLCDGRYDYREHSLFRTLNDVHHGDFHQPNFPGATITKGGPREPWHDIHCKLEGPIAWDVLYNFEQRWTKQVGGRYLFTLSELDDFITHPTMVGSSEDNNTWNVQLFRSIDGGAVSGFPEKPEEASMCGLVTGKDNVIDRSIQDAYINAIRRAKNFIYIENQYFIGSSYGWKTSTEFKIEDIGALNLIPKELALKIVCKIKANERFAVYIVIPMWPEGIPESGSVQAILDWQKRTMEMMYNDIASEVRAKGVEADPRDYLTFFCLGNREVEKSGEYDPPEKPEPESNYSRAQQSRRFMVYVHAKMMIVDDEYIIVGSANVNQRSMDGARDTEIAIGAYQPKYIATQWPSRGAVFGFRIALWLEHLFYIDDSFRHPESLECIRKVNAIADENWKLYSSPTFVQDLPGHLLRYPVAISDVGDVTALPDFEFFPDTKARVLGTRSVHLPPILTT comes from the exons ATGGCACCACATTTGCTCCATGGGACCATTCATGCAACCATTTTTGAGGTCGATAAGTTAAATAGTGGATGGGATTTCAAAGCCT TAGGCCAGTTTAACTCCAAGGGTCAAGATCTAATTGGTACT GTCGTGGGCTCGAAAATATATGCGACGGTCGATTTAGAAAAGGCGAGAGTTGCGAGAACCAGGATCATTGAGAACGAACCAACGAATCCTCGTTGGTTCGAGTCCTTTCACATATATTGTGCACACAATGTTTCAAACATTATATTCACTGTTAAATACGACAATCCTGTTGGTGCTATCTTAATCGGTCGAGCATACCTTCCAGTAGAGGAAGTTATTAACGAAAATGAAGTGGACCGTTGGCTCGAGATATTAGACGAAAATCATAACGCGATACAAGGACGTTCTAGGATTCATGTGAAGTTGAAATATGTTAGTGTGGGTAGAGATAGTTATTGGTCACAAGGGTTAAAAATTGCTAATTTTGGAGGTATACCTTATACTTTTTTTAGACAAAGGGAAGGTTGTGAAGTGACATTATACCCTGATGCACATATAGTTGatgataatattacaaattatttaaTTTCCGAAGGGTATTATGAGCCTAAAAGATGTTGGGAGGATATATTTGATGCGATTAATGATGCTAAACATTTGATTTATATAACTGGGTGGTCAGTTTATACCAAGATTGTGTTGGTTCGGGACCATAAGAGGCCGAAACCGGGTGGGGACATGACATTGGGTGAGTTGTTGAAGCGAAAAGCCGATGAAGGTGTGAATGTTTTAATGCTTGTTTGGGATGATAGAACTTCGGTCGAAGCGTTGAAGAAGGACGGGTTAATGGCGACACACGATCAAGAAACGGGGGATTATTTTCGTGGCACCAAGGTTCATTGTGTGTTATGTCCGCGTGAGCCGGATGATAAAAATAGTTATGTTCAAGGTATCGAAATTGCTACGATGTTTACTCATCATCAAAAGACGATTGTGGTCGATAGTGATAATCCCGGAGATCCGTCTGGGCTGAGGAGGATTGTTGGGTTTGTTGGTGGTATTGATCTTTGCGATGGTCGGTACGATTATCGTGAACATTCTTTGTTTCGGACACTTAATGATGTGCATCACGGAGATTTTCACCAACCTAATTTTCCCGGTGCCACAATCACAAAAGGTGGGCCGAGAGAGCCGTGGCATGACATACATTGCAAGCTCGAAGGCCCGATTGCGTGGGACGTGTTGTATAATTTCGAACAAAGGTGGACAAAACAAGTTGGAGGTCGATATTTGTTCACGTTGTCGGAGCTTGATGATTTCATAACCCACCCTACTATGGTTGGATCGTCTGAAGACAATAATACCTGGAACGTCCAGTTGTTTCGGTCGATTGACGGTGGTGCTGTATCAGGATTCCCAGAAAAGCCTGAGGAAGCGTCCATGTGTGGGCTAGTTACAGGAAAGGATAACGTAATTGATCGTAGTATTCAAGATGCATATATTAACGCCATACGTCGCGCAAAAAATTTTATTTACATAGAAAATCAGTATTTTATAGGGAGCTCATATGGTTGGAAAACAAGTACCGAGTTCAAAATTGAGGATATCGGGGCTTTAAATCTCATACCAAAAGAACTCGCACTTAAAATCGTGTGTAAAATTAAAGCAAATGAGAGATTTGCTGTATACATAGTGATTCCGATGTGGCCTGAAGGGATCCCTGAAAGCGGATCTGTTCAGGCCATATTAGACTGGCAGAAAAGAACAATGGAAATGATGTATAACGACATTGCTTCCGAGGTTCGTGCCAAGGGGGTCGAGGCGGATCCTAGAGACTACTTGACATTCTTTTGCCTCGGGAATCGCGAAGTCGAAAAATCGGGCGAATATGACCCACCTGAGAAACCTGAACCAGAGTCCAATTACAGCAGAGCGCAACAATCACGACGCTTCATGGTTTACGTTCATGCTAAAATGATGATTG TTGATGACGAATACATAATCGTTGGTTCAGCTAACGTGAACCAAAGATCTATGGATGGGGCTCGAGACACTGAGATTGCAATTGGCGCCTACCAACCAAAGTACATAGCGACTCAATGGCCCTCTAGGGGTGCAGTATTTGGGTTTCGAATAGCGTTGTGGCTAGAGCATCTTTTTTACATAGATGACTCATTTCGGCATCCAGAAAGCTTAGAGTGTATTCGTAAAGTAAATGCTATTGCGGACGAAAATTGGAAATTGTATTCGAGTCCAACATTCGTTCAAGATCTTCCGGGCCATTTGCTTCGGTATCCGGTAGCAATCTCCGATGTTGGAGATGTTACGGCTTTGCCGGACTTTGAGTTCTTTCCAGACACTAAAGCCCGTGTTTTAGGGACTAGATCTGTGCATCTTCCTCCTATTCTTACCACTTGA
- the LOC139844460 gene encoding phospholipase D alpha 1-like isoform X1, with translation MAPHLLHGTIHATIFEVDKLNSGWDFKACFKASHDQGNGKKFLAQIKRMILCSPEVVGSKIYATVDLEKARVARTRIIENEPTNPRWFESFHIYCAHNVSNIIFTVKYDNPVGAILIGRAYLPVEEVINENEVDRWLEILDENHNAIQGRSRIHVKLKYVSVGRDSYWSQGLKIANFGGIPYTFFRQREGCEVTLYPDAHIVDDNITNYLISEGYYEPKRCWEDIFDAINDAKHLIYITGWSVYTKIVLVRDHKRPKPGGDMTLGELLKRKADEGVNVLMLVWDDRTSVEALKKDGLMATHDQETGDYFRGTKVHCVLCPREPDDKNSYVQGIEIATMFTHHQKTIVVDSDNPGDPSGLRRIVGFVGGIDLCDGRYDYREHSLFRTLNDVHHGDFHQPNFPGATITKGGPREPWHDIHCKLEGPIAWDVLYNFEQRWTKQVGGRYLFTLSELDDFITHPTMVGSSEDNNTWNVQLFRSIDGGAVSGFPEKPEEASMCGLVTGKDNVIDRSIQDAYINAIRRAKNFIYIENQYFIGSSYGWKTSTEFKIEDIGALNLIPKELALKIVCKIKANERFAVYIVIPMWPEGIPESGSVQAILDWQKRTMEMMYNDIASEVRAKGVEADPRDYLTFFCLGNREVEKSGEYDPPEKPEPESNYSRAQQSRRFMVYVHAKMMIVDDEYIIVGSANVNQRSMDGARDTEIAIGAYQPKYIATQWPSRGAVFGFRIALWLEHLFYIDDSFRHPESLECIRKVNAIADENWKLYSSPTFVQDLPGHLLRYPVAISDVGDVTALPDFEFFPDTKARVLGTRSVHLPPILTT, from the exons ATGGCACCACATTTGCTCCATGGGACCATTCATGCAACCATTTTTGAGGTCGATAAGTTAAATAGTGGATGGGATTTCAAAGCCTGTTTTAAG GCATCGCATGA TCAAGGAAATGGGAAAAAGTTTTTAGCTCAAATCAAAAGAATGATCCTTTGTAGCCCTGAG GTCGTGGGCTCGAAAATATATGCGACGGTCGATTTAGAAAAGGCGAGAGTTGCGAGAACCAGGATCATTGAGAACGAACCAACGAATCCTCGTTGGTTCGAGTCCTTTCACATATATTGTGCACACAATGTTTCAAACATTATATTCACTGTTAAATACGACAATCCTGTTGGTGCTATCTTAATCGGTCGAGCATACCTTCCAGTAGAGGAAGTTATTAACGAAAATGAAGTGGACCGTTGGCTCGAGATATTAGACGAAAATCATAACGCGATACAAGGACGTTCTAGGATTCATGTGAAGTTGAAATATGTTAGTGTGGGTAGAGATAGTTATTGGTCACAAGGGTTAAAAATTGCTAATTTTGGAGGTATACCTTATACTTTTTTTAGACAAAGGGAAGGTTGTGAAGTGACATTATACCCTGATGCACATATAGTTGatgataatattacaaattatttaaTTTCCGAAGGGTATTATGAGCCTAAAAGATGTTGGGAGGATATATTTGATGCGATTAATGATGCTAAACATTTGATTTATATAACTGGGTGGTCAGTTTATACCAAGATTGTGTTGGTTCGGGACCATAAGAGGCCGAAACCGGGTGGGGACATGACATTGGGTGAGTTGTTGAAGCGAAAAGCCGATGAAGGTGTGAATGTTTTAATGCTTGTTTGGGATGATAGAACTTCGGTCGAAGCGTTGAAGAAGGACGGGTTAATGGCGACACACGATCAAGAAACGGGGGATTATTTTCGTGGCACCAAGGTTCATTGTGTGTTATGTCCGCGTGAGCCGGATGATAAAAATAGTTATGTTCAAGGTATCGAAATTGCTACGATGTTTACTCATCATCAAAAGACGATTGTGGTCGATAGTGATAATCCCGGAGATCCGTCTGGGCTGAGGAGGATTGTTGGGTTTGTTGGTGGTATTGATCTTTGCGATGGTCGGTACGATTATCGTGAACATTCTTTGTTTCGGACACTTAATGATGTGCATCACGGAGATTTTCACCAACCTAATTTTCCCGGTGCCACAATCACAAAAGGTGGGCCGAGAGAGCCGTGGCATGACATACATTGCAAGCTCGAAGGCCCGATTGCGTGGGACGTGTTGTATAATTTCGAACAAAGGTGGACAAAACAAGTTGGAGGTCGATATTTGTTCACGTTGTCGGAGCTTGATGATTTCATAACCCACCCTACTATGGTTGGATCGTCTGAAGACAATAATACCTGGAACGTCCAGTTGTTTCGGTCGATTGACGGTGGTGCTGTATCAGGATTCCCAGAAAAGCCTGAGGAAGCGTCCATGTGTGGGCTAGTTACAGGAAAGGATAACGTAATTGATCGTAGTATTCAAGATGCATATATTAACGCCATACGTCGCGCAAAAAATTTTATTTACATAGAAAATCAGTATTTTATAGGGAGCTCATATGGTTGGAAAACAAGTACCGAGTTCAAAATTGAGGATATCGGGGCTTTAAATCTCATACCAAAAGAACTCGCACTTAAAATCGTGTGTAAAATTAAAGCAAATGAGAGATTTGCTGTATACATAGTGATTCCGATGTGGCCTGAAGGGATCCCTGAAAGCGGATCTGTTCAGGCCATATTAGACTGGCAGAAAAGAACAATGGAAATGATGTATAACGACATTGCTTCCGAGGTTCGTGCCAAGGGGGTCGAGGCGGATCCTAGAGACTACTTGACATTCTTTTGCCTCGGGAATCGCGAAGTCGAAAAATCGGGCGAATATGACCCACCTGAGAAACCTGAACCAGAGTCCAATTACAGCAGAGCGCAACAATCACGACGCTTCATGGTTTACGTTCATGCTAAAATGATGATTG TTGATGACGAATACATAATCGTTGGTTCAGCTAACGTGAACCAAAGATCTATGGATGGGGCTCGAGACACTGAGATTGCAATTGGCGCCTACCAACCAAAGTACATAGCGACTCAATGGCCCTCTAGGGGTGCAGTATTTGGGTTTCGAATAGCGTTGTGGCTAGAGCATCTTTTTTACATAGATGACTCATTTCGGCATCCAGAAAGCTTAGAGTGTATTCGTAAAGTAAATGCTATTGCGGACGAAAATTGGAAATTGTATTCGAGTCCAACATTCGTTCAAGATCTTCCGGGCCATTTGCTTCGGTATCCGGTAGCAATCTCCGATGTTGGAGATGTTACGGCTTTGCCGGACTTTGAGTTCTTTCCAGACACTAAAGCCCGTGTTTTAGGGACTAGATCTGTGCATCTTCCTCCTATTCTTACCACTTGA
- the LOC139844460 gene encoding phospholipase D alpha 1-like isoform X3: MAPHLLHGTIHATIFEVDKLNSGWDFKACFKVVGSKIYATVDLEKARVARTRIIENEPTNPRWFESFHIYCAHNVSNIIFTVKYDNPVGAILIGRAYLPVEEVINENEVDRWLEILDENHNAIQGRSRIHVKLKYVSVGRDSYWSQGLKIANFGGIPYTFFRQREGCEVTLYPDAHIVDDNITNYLISEGYYEPKRCWEDIFDAINDAKHLIYITGWSVYTKIVLVRDHKRPKPGGDMTLGELLKRKADEGVNVLMLVWDDRTSVEALKKDGLMATHDQETGDYFRGTKVHCVLCPREPDDKNSYVQGIEIATMFTHHQKTIVVDSDNPGDPSGLRRIVGFVGGIDLCDGRYDYREHSLFRTLNDVHHGDFHQPNFPGATITKGGPREPWHDIHCKLEGPIAWDVLYNFEQRWTKQVGGRYLFTLSELDDFITHPTMVGSSEDNNTWNVQLFRSIDGGAVSGFPEKPEEASMCGLVTGKDNVIDRSIQDAYINAIRRAKNFIYIENQYFIGSSYGWKTSTEFKIEDIGALNLIPKELALKIVCKIKANERFAVYIVIPMWPEGIPESGSVQAILDWQKRTMEMMYNDIASEVRAKGVEADPRDYLTFFCLGNREVEKSGEYDPPEKPEPESNYSRAQQSRRFMVYVHAKMMIVDDEYIIVGSANVNQRSMDGARDTEIAIGAYQPKYIATQWPSRGAVFGFRIALWLEHLFYIDDSFRHPESLECIRKVNAIADENWKLYSSPTFVQDLPGHLLRYPVAISDVGDVTALPDFEFFPDTKARVLGTRSVHLPPILTT; encoded by the exons ATGGCACCACATTTGCTCCATGGGACCATTCATGCAACCATTTTTGAGGTCGATAAGTTAAATAGTGGATGGGATTTCAAAGCCTGTTTTAAG GTCGTGGGCTCGAAAATATATGCGACGGTCGATTTAGAAAAGGCGAGAGTTGCGAGAACCAGGATCATTGAGAACGAACCAACGAATCCTCGTTGGTTCGAGTCCTTTCACATATATTGTGCACACAATGTTTCAAACATTATATTCACTGTTAAATACGACAATCCTGTTGGTGCTATCTTAATCGGTCGAGCATACCTTCCAGTAGAGGAAGTTATTAACGAAAATGAAGTGGACCGTTGGCTCGAGATATTAGACGAAAATCATAACGCGATACAAGGACGTTCTAGGATTCATGTGAAGTTGAAATATGTTAGTGTGGGTAGAGATAGTTATTGGTCACAAGGGTTAAAAATTGCTAATTTTGGAGGTATACCTTATACTTTTTTTAGACAAAGGGAAGGTTGTGAAGTGACATTATACCCTGATGCACATATAGTTGatgataatattacaaattatttaaTTTCCGAAGGGTATTATGAGCCTAAAAGATGTTGGGAGGATATATTTGATGCGATTAATGATGCTAAACATTTGATTTATATAACTGGGTGGTCAGTTTATACCAAGATTGTGTTGGTTCGGGACCATAAGAGGCCGAAACCGGGTGGGGACATGACATTGGGTGAGTTGTTGAAGCGAAAAGCCGATGAAGGTGTGAATGTTTTAATGCTTGTTTGGGATGATAGAACTTCGGTCGAAGCGTTGAAGAAGGACGGGTTAATGGCGACACACGATCAAGAAACGGGGGATTATTTTCGTGGCACCAAGGTTCATTGTGTGTTATGTCCGCGTGAGCCGGATGATAAAAATAGTTATGTTCAAGGTATCGAAATTGCTACGATGTTTACTCATCATCAAAAGACGATTGTGGTCGATAGTGATAATCCCGGAGATCCGTCTGGGCTGAGGAGGATTGTTGGGTTTGTTGGTGGTATTGATCTTTGCGATGGTCGGTACGATTATCGTGAACATTCTTTGTTTCGGACACTTAATGATGTGCATCACGGAGATTTTCACCAACCTAATTTTCCCGGTGCCACAATCACAAAAGGTGGGCCGAGAGAGCCGTGGCATGACATACATTGCAAGCTCGAAGGCCCGATTGCGTGGGACGTGTTGTATAATTTCGAACAAAGGTGGACAAAACAAGTTGGAGGTCGATATTTGTTCACGTTGTCGGAGCTTGATGATTTCATAACCCACCCTACTATGGTTGGATCGTCTGAAGACAATAATACCTGGAACGTCCAGTTGTTTCGGTCGATTGACGGTGGTGCTGTATCAGGATTCCCAGAAAAGCCTGAGGAAGCGTCCATGTGTGGGCTAGTTACAGGAAAGGATAACGTAATTGATCGTAGTATTCAAGATGCATATATTAACGCCATACGTCGCGCAAAAAATTTTATTTACATAGAAAATCAGTATTTTATAGGGAGCTCATATGGTTGGAAAACAAGTACCGAGTTCAAAATTGAGGATATCGGGGCTTTAAATCTCATACCAAAAGAACTCGCACTTAAAATCGTGTGTAAAATTAAAGCAAATGAGAGATTTGCTGTATACATAGTGATTCCGATGTGGCCTGAAGGGATCCCTGAAAGCGGATCTGTTCAGGCCATATTAGACTGGCAGAAAAGAACAATGGAAATGATGTATAACGACATTGCTTCCGAGGTTCGTGCCAAGGGGGTCGAGGCGGATCCTAGAGACTACTTGACATTCTTTTGCCTCGGGAATCGCGAAGTCGAAAAATCGGGCGAATATGACCCACCTGAGAAACCTGAACCAGAGTCCAATTACAGCAGAGCGCAACAATCACGACGCTTCATGGTTTACGTTCATGCTAAAATGATGATTG TTGATGACGAATACATAATCGTTGGTTCAGCTAACGTGAACCAAAGATCTATGGATGGGGCTCGAGACACTGAGATTGCAATTGGCGCCTACCAACCAAAGTACATAGCGACTCAATGGCCCTCTAGGGGTGCAGTATTTGGGTTTCGAATAGCGTTGTGGCTAGAGCATCTTTTTTACATAGATGACTCATTTCGGCATCCAGAAAGCTTAGAGTGTATTCGTAAAGTAAATGCTATTGCGGACGAAAATTGGAAATTGTATTCGAGTCCAACATTCGTTCAAGATCTTCCGGGCCATTTGCTTCGGTATCCGGTAGCAATCTCCGATGTTGGAGATGTTACGGCTTTGCCGGACTTTGAGTTCTTTCCAGACACTAAAGCCCGTGTTTTAGGGACTAGATCTGTGCATCTTCCTCCTATTCTTACCACTTGA